A stretch of DNA from Ricinus communis isolate WT05 ecotype wild-type chromosome 4, ASM1957865v1, whole genome shotgun sequence:
AACCAAATGCATTATAATATCACTCAATTCCACCGACTTCGTTGTTAGGGTACGACAGCCACACAGATTTCCAGGCCATGTTCAAAACCAAATTTATAAACCAACGACTcacagaaaaagaagaattggagcatccATTAATAAGGAAAACGAAATGTAACTTTTGTTCCCCACTGAGCTCATAAAAAGCTTGGAaataagacaaaaaaaaaaaacgaaaacTAAATGTGACTGAACAGCGCTCATggaagcataaagaaaaattcaacaaTCAAGAATTCTCTATATGCAAAATACAGTGAAAGTTCAATCAAGAAGATGGAGGAGGTTTAGTAGCAGTAGTAACAGCAGTCCAAATCTGAGAAACACCGCCAAGAACATGAGGCCACACAGTTTCAAAGCCTCTGAAAGCAGCACCAGAAGCAACCCCAATAGCAAAAGTTTCAAAATAGCCAGGCTTTGAGTCGATCTTCATATCAAGAATACCCACTCTGTTTTGGACCACATCTACTTTTCTTAAGGTCTCGGCGGTCAGCTTGtccttcttgttcttgttgtTAGCGGAGACAACCCTAAACAGGAGGTTCTGGAGATCTTCAATCACCTTGACAGAGGCTTCTTGTGAGTCTAGTCCTTTCGACTGGTAGTGGGATATGAGTTCCTGTGGGGTTGGACCCTTTTTCTTTGCaactttgttcttttcttttgatgatGGGTTAGCATTGGGGAGGGTTGGCTGTTCCATTTGATGTTTGTTCCAAAACTTAAAACTGCAAAaggggtttttcttttttcactgaAGAGACGAGAGAACCCTAATTCCAAAATCCAATCCTTCGATTTAGTAGAGGTTAAGATGGTGACTTGATTtggttttttatttcttttgtctttagAGGACGCAGCAGCAGCATTCCTATACTCTTGACTTTGTGTCAGTGTTAGGGTAACACGGACGTGGTAGAAAGGAATGGGTTTGGTTTTGGGCCTTCACTCGACTCCGTCGGGGCTTTTCCTTGGTTCGGTCTGTAAGAAAATTGGCCTTAAATGCTGGTATAGTAATAACTATCGGAGGAAGAATAAGATCATAATTTTAGGGAGCATTGCACCACTTACGAACAAAAGTGGTTTGGGTTTGGCTACGTATCTGCCCTCCACCAATTCTAAAGAGTGCAAACAGTAAAAACATGAATGAAACATAAGAAAGACTGCACCTTATCTCAGTTGCGTCAACAGTAATTTATCTCTATGTGTAAAGTAGTATAGTGATCAAAAGTTAATTGTATCTATCAAAGGACTTTCATTGAGCAGAGGTTACTAACGTCTCTTATTTTGGGTTTTTCAGAAAAGTGCAAATTCATTATATCTAGTAATTGGGCACCCCTTTTGATGTACATCACTCAAAATACCTATCTGTATGTATATCTGCAAAAAAATATCTAGAGATTCCAGGATAATGGGTGCTGTATACTCGCAATAAATATGATCGAACAGCTCTTCAGAGAAAGACAGGAGCCATGACTAATGTGATCGTTGCTAACATTTTTATGAGCACATGAAGTGAAGGTCCAGCTGTGTCTTTGAACGGGTCTCCTACACTGCACGCCATGCAAACAATACCACAGTTATCTCCCAAGGATCAAGTCATTTATACAAAATAGGAGACTATAAACTTGCAaatgctttttctttcaagattTTAGTACCAAAAGAAAAGCCAGGCAAGATATTATTTCACACCAAATAACATCAGCAGAAATAATTagaacagaaaaagaaaaatatatataaatacagaACAGCTGACAGATTGGCAGGACTGAAGCAGAAGAATATAGAAATATGGGATTTATAATGGTATCTCTAATTggtcttatttctttattaccAAGTAGCTCAAATGCATAGGCACAGAAAGAAATGCTGAAGTTCTTCAATGACCCTAGTCCTTGTCTCAAGAAGAACCAGTAATTGCTCTCTAGAggaaaattctaattctaactCCTGTCTCAGTTTTCAAAATGTCCATTTTAAATTCCATGAACGCCATAAAATTACTTCCAGAATGCTCAAgaaccaaaaagaaagaaaaaaaaataccgtcaatattaaaaaataacaccaGAAAATGACAAGTCTTACGTATCTCCAGTGACTGCTGCTTTATGACAATCACTCCCTTTGCCTCCAAGAGCTCCAGTCTCAATATATTTCTTTGCATTATCCCATGCACCACCGGCTGTATTCAGGAAAAGAGCCATAAGAATGCCAGAAACTGTTCCGAACATCAGCATGGAAGCCACGACTTTAGCTCCAAGCAGAGGATGTCCTGTATAGTGCCCCAAAATCCGGAACAGAATACCTGCAAGTGAGGCAAGAAAAATACTTTACATATTCCTTGATCGAGTATACAAACACAATCAAGAAGGAAAGCTGTATATAAGATGAAGCGAAAAgggaagaaaatgaaagtaaACATGTTCTTCAAGCTGCAAGAAAGTATACCAACTCATCAAtatcataaacaaataactgctAGCactacaataatataataggCGTCGGAAGGGGCACAAACATCAACATCAGATTATAATGACGAATTTAAAAAAGTGTTCCGGCATGAATTCTGGAATTAGACCAAGTGGATCAATATTTAACATTACATACATAGCTTTCTCCCATATTTGTACCCAATATATGGTGAAACTACAATTCCCAGTGTTCTGAAAGAAATTGAACTCAGGACTGCCTTCAATAGTTAttttctgaaagaaaaaataataacaatggaAACAACCTAGACAGCAACAATGCAATCACCATCACTTTCAAAACCAACATAGTCACAAGCTCTTACAAGATGCCAATAGTAGAAAATTGAAGTATCAAACATAAGTAGCAAGGAGAAAAATAGATGATCGACCTACCCACAACTATAGGTGATACAATAGCCAAAGCACCAGGTTTTATCATCTCCCTCAAAGAAGCAGATGCCACAATTGCTACACAGCGACCATAATCTGGCTTCTCCTTATAGTCCTGAGATGAGCAGGTTAGATAAGTGTGTTATTTAAAACCCAGATTGTGAATGCAACAGCAAAACAGCCTAGGAAATGGAGCAAACTCTACAAATATACTCAGTGCACAAGTAGACCGTAAGCCTCCTATTATGATCATGCAGTGTTCATCCTATTTACTTGTAAATCCTAGATGGTGTGAGAGCACGGTGCATTACTTTCATGTCCACTAGGTGCAATGTTGATACTACCTCATGGAATATATGCTCACCATGATACCTGGCCTCTCAATAAATTGCCTTCTTACTTCCTTGACAACCTCTTGAGCAGTTCGGCCAACTGC
This window harbors:
- the LOC8259947 gene encoding uncharacterized protein LOC8259947, which codes for MEQPTLPNANPSSKEKNKVAKKKGPTPQELISHYQSKGLDSQEASVKVIEDLQNLLFRVVSANNKNKKDKLTAETLRKVDVVQNRVGILDMKIDSKPGYFETFAIGVASGAAFRGFETVWPHVLGGVSQIWTAVTTATKPPPSS